The nucleotide window GGCCGCCGCGCTGCTGGCCAACCACGGCGCCGTCACCCACGGCCCGACGCTCGAAGCCGCGGTTGACAACGCGCTCCTGCTGGAGTGGGCGTGCGGCCTGTACGTGCGGGCCGCGACGCTCGGCGCGCCGCGCGTCCTGGACCCCGCCCAGCAGGAAGCCGTCGTCGCGGCGGCCGTGAGCCGGGGGTACGGCCGATGACGCAGACGGTCGTCACGCTGGGCGCGCACGTGTTCGACGTGCAGGTCCGGCCGGTCGAGGCCATCCCGGCGGGTCAGGGCGCGACACTGGTCGAGCAGATCCGCTTCGGGCCGGCCGGCACCGCCGCCGGCACCGCGGTCACCCTGGCCAAGCTGGGCGCGGCGGTCCGCACCGCGGGCGCGGTCGGCGCCGACCCGATCGGCGACCTGCTGCTGGCGATGCTCGCCCGCCACGGCGTCGACACGTCGCTGGTGCTGCGCCGCGCGGACGTGCAGACGTCGGCGTCGGTGCTGCCGATCCGCCCGGACGGCAGCCGGCCCGCGTTCCACGTGCCGGGCGCGAACCTCACGTACGAGCCGTCGGACGCCCCGCACGAGGAGATCGCCCGAGCGACCCACCTGCACCTGGGCGGCCCCGAGCTGATGGGCGGCGAGAAGGCCGCGAAGATCCTCGCCCCGGCGCGCGCGGCCGGCGTGGTGACCTCGGCCGACCTGCTCGCCCCCGGCGATCCCGGCGTACTGGCCTGGCTCGAGCCGGCATTGTCCTCTTTGGACTACCTGCTGCCCAACGAGGACCAGGTCCTCGACCTGACCGGCGCCGCCACCCTGGAGGAGGGCGCCCGCGCGCTGGTCGGCCGGGGCGTCGGCTGCGTGGCGGTGACGAGGGGAGCCCGCGGCGCCTTGGTGGTGACGGCGGCGGAGACGTTCGCCGTCCCCGCATTCGCCGTCCCGGTGATCGACACCACGGGCTGCGGCGACGCGTTCTCGGCGGGGTTCCTGCGTGGCGTCGGCCTCGGCCGCCCACCACGCGACGCCGCGGTACTCGGCTGCGCCGCGGCGGGCCTGGTGGCCCAGGGGCTGGGCACCGACCACGGCGAGTTCGACCTCGCCGCAGCCGACACCTTCGCGGCGGCGACCCCGGTGCTCGCGATGGCCTGAAAAGCCGGCCGCGCCCTCCCCCGACGCGACTCACCCCTTCGAACACCTCCCATGTCATGAACGACTCTTTCATGACGCCGGACGTCAGGAAAGAGTCGTTCATGACGTCCGCCACCCGCCCCCGGCCACACCTCACACCCGGCCGAACAACCGCGCCCCCACGGTCCGCCGCCGCATCGGCAACCGGCCCGCCACCGCGTCCTCCAGCAAGGACCCCACCGTCTCCCGGGCGCAGGCCTTGTTCGCCCCGATCCCGCCGGACGGGCCGCGCTTGATCCACCCCGCCACGTACACCCCCGGCCGCCCTTCCACGCGGCCCGCGTCGTTCGGGATCACGCCCGCCTGCTCGTCGAACGGCAGTCCCGGCAGCGGTGCCCCGCGGAAGCCCGCCGCCCGGACCACGCGGCCGGCCGGGATCTCGACGTCACCAGTCGCCACCACCGCGCGCACCTCCGTGTCCCCCGCGAAGGCCAGCGGCGCCGAATGGAACCGCAGCACGATGCGGCGTCCGTCCGGCGGCGGTGCCGACCAGTCCACCCGCTCACGCGGCACCCCCTGCAGCCACGCCGCCTTCTCCCCCGGTGCCGCCCCGTCGATGGCCTCCGCCACGCCCGCGTGCGCGTCCACCACCAGGCCGCCGCGGGCCGCCAGCTCCAGGAGTTCCGGCCGCGTGTACGCCGCCGCCTCCGGGCCGCGGCGGGCCAGCAGCACCACTTCGCGCACCTTGGACGACCGCAGCCGCGCCCGCACCGACGGCGCGACCGCCAATGACTCCGGATCCGCCGTCAGGATGCGGGCGATGTCCAATGCCACGTTGCCCATGCCCACCACGACGACCCGCTCGGCGGAGAGGTCGGGCGGCGCCACGTCCGGGTGACCGTTGTACCAGCCGACGACCGCCGCGGCGGGCAGGCTGCCCGGCAGGTCCTCGCCCGGGACGCCGAGGCGCCGGGCCTCCGTGGCGCCGACCGCGTAGATCACCGCGTCGTGCCGGTCGGCCAGGTCCGCGCCGGCCGCGACGCCGAGCCGCAGCCGCAGCCGCGGGTGGTCGTGGAACCGCGCGAACGTTTCGCCGATCTTCTTCGTCGACGGGTGATCCGGCGCGACGCCGTAGCGGATCAGGCCGCCGGCCACCGGGAGCCGGTCGACGAGCGTCACGCGGGCGTTGGTGTGCAGCAACAGGTCTTCGACCGCGTACATCCCGGCCGGGCCGGTGCCGACGACGGCGACGTCCAGCGACGCGAAGTCGCTCGGCAGCACCCGCGCGAACGACGGCGGCGCCCACCGGTGGAAGTTCGGCGCCGCCGAGACGTCGGCGAGCACGTCCCGGCCCGCGTAGTACTCCGCGTTGAGCTGCTCGTACGCCCGCAGCCGCCCGGTCAGTTCACCGGCCGGGAAGATCGCGTCCACCGGGCAGGCGTCGGCGCAGGCGCCGCAGTCGATGCAGGTGGCCGGGTCGATGTAGAGCAGGTCCGTGGTCCCGAAGTCCGGCTCGTCCGGCGTCGGGTGGATGCAGTTGACCGGGCAGACCGACACGCAGGACGCGTCGGCGCAGCAGGTCTGGGTGATCGCGAACGCCATGTCAGATCAGGTTCGCGCGCTTGTAGAACCACAGCGACGGCCGGGTCAGCAGCCCCGCCGAGTGCAGGAACTCCATCAGCCCGGAACAGCTGGAGCGCAGCATCGACTTGTGGTGCTCGTTGGCCTTCGCCTCGCGCCGCGCCCGCTTGCCGTCGAGGCCGGCGTTCTCGTAGACCTTGCCGTTCACCATGCTCGTCACGATGAAGTACGACGCGATCGCGACGACCAGGCCGTTGACCTGCCGCCGCAGCCACCCGGCGCCGCGCAGCCGCTCGCGGGTCTCCTCGCGGGCGAACTTCATGTGCCGCGACTCCTCGACGACGTGGATGTTGTTGATGGTGCGCACGAACGGGACCACTCGCTCGTCGCGCATCCAGTCTCGCTGCATCACGTCGAGGACCTCTTCGGCGACGAGGATCGCCGCGTAGGCGGCTTCCCCGGTCGCGGTCGCCTTGAAGACCCGGCCCAGCTCGACGACGAACCGGCGCGGCCGGTAGGCGGGTGCCCGCAGCTTCGCCGCGCCGCGGGCGAACATGATCGAGTGCCGGCACTCGTCGGCGATCTCGGTCAGCGCCCACTGGAACGCCGGGTCGGTGGGGTCCTTGGCGTAGAAGTCGCGCAACACCATCTGCTGCAGGATCATTTCGAACCAGATCCCGGTGCTGGCCACCGACGCCGCCTCGTGGCGGGTCAGTTCGCGCTGCTGCTCCGGAGTCATGTCCGCCCAGTAGGAGGTGCCGTAGAGCGTGCTCCACTCCGGGCTGGCGCCGTGGTAGTCCGTGTCCAGCGGCGTCTCCCAGTCGACCTCCTTGACGGGGTCGTAGGACAGCTGCTCCGACGAGTCGAGCAGCCGGCGCGCCACGGTCTCCCGGTCCGACACGCCCGATTCGCTGATGCTCGTCACGACCGACCTCCTCGTCAGGTGTTACTCAGGTTCACTGTTACCAACCGTAACACATACTCGGAAACCCGTCTGCGGGCAGTTCGGTGAACGACCGTACACTCAAAACGGTGAAACAGGGACGCTCCCCGGCGGAGCCGTTCGGCTCCGGCCTGCTCGGGCCGCTCGACCAGCACGCCACGGCGTTGCGCCGACGGGTCCAAGGCCTGCTCACGGCCGCTTTGATCGCCACCAACGTGATCGGCGCGCTGGTCGTCGTCGGGCTCGCGGCACTGCTCATGCCGGCGCCGGGGATGTCCGGCGAACTGGTGCGCCTCACCGCGGTCGCAGTACCCGTGTACGTCGTTTCCGCTGTCGTCGCGGGCGCGCTGTGGGGCACCCGCGGCGCCCTCCGGACCCTGCGCTGGGCGGCCGACGGACGCCGGCCGACCGACGCCGAACGCGCGGCGAGCCTGCGCGTCCCGTTGCGGCTGACGTACGTCCAGGCCGTGTTGTGGGGCATCGCGACCCTGGTCTTCGGCGGGCTCGCGGCGCTGGTGCAGCCGGCCGTCGCGCTCACCGCGTGCCTCGTGGTCGCCTTCGCCGCGGTCGTCGTCTGCGCCATCGCCTACCTCTTCGGCGAGTTCGCCTTACGGCCGTACGCGGCGCTGGCGCTGGCGGGCACGGCGCCGGCGCGTCCGGTCAGCGGCGGCGTCAACCGGCGGATGCTGCTGTTCTGGTGCCTGGGCACCGGGGTGCCGGTGGCCGGGCTGGTCGTCACCGCGGTGCTGGCCTGGGTGCGCGGCGACGTCTCCACCACGAAGCTCGCGGTGTCGGTGATCGCGCTCGGGCTGGTCGTGCTGTGCTTCGGCCTGCTGGTCACGGTGTTCACCGCCCGCTCGGTGGTCAACCCGATCGCCTCGGTCCGCGACGCGCTCGGCCGCGTCCGGGCCGGAGACTTCGCCGTCGAGATCCCGGTCTACGACGGCACCGAGCTGGGCCTGCTGCAGGCGGGGTTCAACGACATGACGGCCGGGCTGGCCGAGCGCGAGCGGCTGCGCGACCTGTTCGGCAGGCACGTCGGCCACGAGGTGGCGGTCGAGGCCATGCGGACGTCGACGGAGCTGGGCGGCACGGTCCGGACGGTGTCGGTGCTGTTCGTCGACCTCGTCGGCTCGACGGCGCTGGCCGCGAGCCGCCCGCCGGAGGAGGTCGTCGGGCTGCTCAACCGGTTCTTCGCGGTGGTGGTCGACGAGGTCGACCGGCACCACGGCCTGGTCAACAAGTTCGTCGGCGACGCGGCGCTGGCCGTGTTCGGGGCGCCCGCGCCGCTCGCGGACCACGCGACCTGCGCGCTGGCCGCGGGCCGCGCGATCGCCCGCAGGCTGGCCGCCGAGGTCCCGGACGGCCCGGCCGGCATCGGCGTGGCCACGGGCGACGCGGTGGCGGGCAACGTCGGCGACCCGCGCCGCTTCGAGTACACGGTGATCGGCGACCCGGTCAACGAGGCGGCCCGGCTGACCGAGCTGGCCAAGAACGCACCCGGCCGCCTGCTCGCCTCGTGGACGGCCGTGGAGTCCGCGGCCACGGAAGAAGCGGCCCGGTGGATCGCGACCGAGGACGTCACCCTGCGCGGACGGAGCCGGCCGACCACCCTCGCGTCGCCACGCGCCTAACCGCCCCAATGTGGCGTTCGGTGCATCCAACGCACCCAATGTGGCGTTCGGTGCATCCAACGCACCCAATGTGGCGTTCGGTGCGTCCAACGCACCCAATGCCACATTGGGGCGTTAGCGGTGTGGGTCGATGTGGATCTTGGGGCCCGCGCCGCCGGTTCGCTCTCCCCCGAGCACCGCTCCGACCTCGCCCAGCCCCACCGTCGCCGCCACGAGGGGGCGGGGGTCGACCGCGCCGGTCGCGTACGCCTCGATCGTCTCCGCCAGCCCCGGCGAACCCGACAGCACCCCGACCGCCGTGACGTCCTTCAGGACCAGCGATCGGGTGTCGAGGCCGCTCGGCTGCCCGGACAGTCCGATGTAGACGACCCGGCCCGCCGGCTCCACCAGCTCCACCGCCAGCGACGGCGACCCCGCCGCGCCGGTGGCGTCGACGACCGCGTCGAAGGGCAACGAGGGCAACGTCTCCCGGGTCCACGCGTTCGCGAACCCGAGGCTGCGGGGGAAGTCGAGCGAGCCGACGCCCATCAGGTGCACCTCGGCGCCCGCCGCGCGCAGGAACATCGCCGTGAGCAGGCCGATCGTGCCCGGGCCGAGGACCAGCGCCCGGTCCCCCTCGCCGACGTCGGCCGCGCGGGCGGCGCGCAGGGCGTTGCCGCCCGGCTCGACCAATGCGCCGAGCACCGCGTCCACAGAGGACGGCAGCGCGTGCAGCGACCACGCCGGCACCGCGAGGCGTTCGGCCAGCGCGCCGGCCCGGCCGCCGCGGATGCCGACCTCCTGGCGGCTTTCGCAGGTGTGCTGGTGACCGCGGCGGCACCGGCGGCACGTCCGGTCGCCGAGCATCGTGTCGCCCATGACCCGGCGGCCGAGCCAGGCCGGGTCCACGCCCTCGCCCACGGCCGTCACCGTGCCCGCCCACTCGTGGCCGAGCCGCATCGGGTACGCCGAGTGCCCCTGGTGGAGGTAGGCCATGGCGCCGGTGAAGAACTCGACGTCGGTGCCGCACACGCCCGCGCGTTCGACGTCGACGACGACCTCGCCCGCGACGGCCCGCGGCGCGGGGACCTCCTGCACCGAGCACTCGCCCGGCCCGGTGAGCACGAAGGCCCGCATGGTCGATGACATGGCCGCATCCTCGCATCCCCCGCGCCGCCCACGTTACCGAACACTTGCTATTTTCTTGACACCTGTCCATTATCGACCAGGTGGCCGACGACTGGACGACCGAAGCGCCCGCCAAGGACCGGCGGGTGCGCCGGTCACGTGCGGCCCTGATGCGGGCCGCGGTCGAGCTCGTGTCCGAACGCGACTCCACCGCCGTCCCCGTGTCCGAGATCGCCGAGGCGGCGGACGTCAGCCGCCAGGTGCTCTACCAGCAGTTCGGCGACCGGGACACGCTGCTGCTGGAGGCCGCGCTCGACCTCGTCCGGCGCGAACTGCTCGGCGAGCTCGCCGACCTCGCGGTCCCCGACGGCGAACGCGCGTCGCTGCTGGCGCTGGGCCGGCACTTCGCCCGGTACCGGCGCTTCTACCGCGCGCTGCAGACCGGGGCGTCCGCCTACGCCCTCAACAAGGCCCTGACCGGCCTCTTCCTCCCGTTCAACCGGGAGAACCTCGAGCGCGCGCTCGGCGGCCGCCTCGACGCCGAGGGTGTCGAGGACCTGGCCACCTTCCTGACCGGCGGGGCCGGGGCGTTCGTCACCACGTGGGTCGTCGACGGGCCGGACCCGCTCGACCCGGAAGAGTTCGCCGACCGGCTGCAGCGGATGCACTCGGTCGTCACCGCGATGATCACGAAGGAGGCCGGCCGATGATCAGCCGTCTTGTCGAACGCCTGCTGAAGCTGCCCGCGCCGGCCACCCGGCACCTCGTCGTCCGGCGGGACCTGCGCGTCCCGATGCGCGACGGCGTCGCACTGCTCGCCGACCACTGGGCGCCGCGCGCCGGCGGGGACGGGCTCCCGACCGCGCTGGTGCGCACGCCCTACGGCCGCCGGGGCGCGTTCGGCGCGATCCTGGCGCGTCCGCTGGCCGAGCGCGGCTTCCAGGTGCTGATCCAGAGCACCCGCGGCGGCTTCGGCTCCGGCGGCGTGTTCGACCCGCTGCGGCAGGAGCGCGAAGACGGCCTCGCGACGGTGGACTGGGTGGTGGCGCAGCCCTGGTCCGGCGACGCGATCGTGCTCGTCGGCGCCAGCTATCTCGGGTACGTGCAGTGGGCGGCCGCCGACCGCCTGCCGCCGCAGGTGAAGGCGATGGTCCCGCAGGTCACCGAGTCCGGGCTGACGCTGGAGTTCCTGCGCGAGGACGGCCTTTCGCTGGAGACGCCGTTCGGGTGGGGCGTCCAGGTCGCGACCCAGGAACGCCGCTTCGCGCTGCTGCGGCAACGCACCCAGGCGAAGAAGCTCCGGCAGGCGCTGCACACGCTGCCACTCGCCCAGGCCGACGTCGTCGCCATCGGCCACCGCTCCGACTACATCCAGGACATCCTGGTCCACCCGGAGACCAGCCCGCGCTGGGCCGAGATCGACCACCGCAGCCGCGTCGCGGACGTCACCGTCCCGGTCAGCTCGGTCGCCGGCTGGTACGACATCTTCCTGCCCGGCCAGCTGCGCGACTTCCGGACACTGCAGGACGCGGGACGGCGGCCGCGCCTGGCGGTCGGGCCGTGGACCCACGCCGGCCGCGACAGCCTGCTCGGCAGCACGGGCAAGACGCTGCGGGAGGCCCTGGAATTCGGGCTCGCGCACGCCCGTGGCGAAGAACCGCCGGAGCGGGCCCCGGTCCGGCTGTTCGTCATGGGCGAGGAAGCTTGGCGCGACTTCGCTTCCTGGCCGCCGGAAGGCTATGCGCCGCAACGATTCCACCTGCAGGCCGGGGGCACGTTGGCCACGGACGTACCCGGCGAGTCCGCGCCGGACCGCTACCGCTACGACCCGGCGGACCCGACCCCCGCGGCCGGCGGCGTGCGCATGGCCCCCGACGCGGGCCGGGTGGACAACGCGGCGCTGGAAGCGCGCGCCGACGTCCTCACCTACACCACCGACGTGCTCGGCGAAGACGTCGAAGTGATCGGGGACGTGCACGCGGAAATCTGGTTCCGGTCGAGCCTGCGGTTCGCCGACGTCTTCGTACGGCTCTGCGACGTCGGCCCGGACGGCCGTTCGGTCAACGTCTGCGACGGCCTCACCAGCCTGCGCGAGGCGGACGAACTGGCCGCCGTCACGGTGCGGCTGTGGCCGACGGCGCACCGGTTCAAGCGCGGGCACCGCATCCGCGTCCAGGTCTCCAGCGGCGCTTTCCCGCGCTACGCCCGGAATCCCGGCACCGGCGAGCCGCACGCCACCGCGGTCACGCTGCGCGCCGCGGACCAGGAGGTGCACCACGGCCCCGCGCACGCGTCGGCGATCGTGCTTCCCGTGCGTAATTCACGATGACGGAACCTATTCCGCGAAAATACCGCGAAGTGGAGTGAAAAAGAATTCCCGGCGACGCGCCGGAAATCGTGTAACGCGCTCTCCGGTGCCGCGACTAACGCGATGTTTCCAGCTTTTCGCGGGGAGGCATCGTGGACGTCAAGACGGACCGGCAGTCCGAACAGGAACAGGCCGCGGCCGCTCGGGCCGCCGAGCGGACCGAAGAGCGGCAGGAGAAGATCGCGTTGCTGCGCAAGCCCGGCGGGATCGCCGAGGCCGACGAGCCGAGCCGGGTCGCCACCCGGATCGACCGGCTCGGCCGCTACTACCCCGACGTCCGGCCGGTGAGCCCGGCGGCGATCGCGGCCGGCGACCCGGAAGCGATGACGGCCGCGGGTGCGATCCTCGAACGCATTGTCCTCACGAACGACCTGCTCGGCGTGGGCTACCTCGAAGGCGGGGTCGCGGCCGCGTCCGCGATCGGCCGGGTGAACATCCGGAACGCCCAGGGCAGGCTGGTCGGCTACGGCACGGGCTCGCTGGTGTCGCCGGAGCTGCTGCTGACCAACCACCACGTGCTGCCGGACGCGGCGGCCGCCGGGTTCAGCATCATCGAGTTCGACTACCAGGACGGCATCGACGGCCTGCCCCGGCCGGTGCGGGCGTTCGCGCTCGACC belongs to Amycolatopsis tolypomycina and includes:
- a CDS encoding carbohydrate kinase family protein, which produces MTQTVVTLGAHVFDVQVRPVEAIPAGQGATLVEQIRFGPAGTAAGTAVTLAKLGAAVRTAGAVGADPIGDLLLAMLARHGVDTSLVLRRADVQTSASVLPIRPDGSRPAFHVPGANLTYEPSDAPHEEIARATHLHLGGPELMGGEKAAKILAPARAAGVVTSADLLAPGDPGVLAWLEPALSSLDYLLPNEDQVLDLTGAATLEEGARALVGRGVGCVAVTRGARGALVVTAAETFAVPAFAVPVIDTTGCGDAFSAGFLRGVGLGRPPRDAAVLGCAAAGLVAQGLGTDHGEFDLAAADTFAAATPVLAMA
- a CDS encoding FAD-dependent oxidoreductase, encoding MAFAITQTCCADASCVSVCPVNCIHPTPDEPDFGTTDLLYIDPATCIDCGACADACPVDAIFPAGELTGRLRAYEQLNAEYYAGRDVLADVSAAPNFHRWAPPSFARVLPSDFASLDVAVVGTGPAGMYAVEDLLLHTNARVTLVDRLPVAGGLIRYGVAPDHPSTKKIGETFARFHDHPRLRLRLGVAAGADLADRHDAVIYAVGATEARRLGVPGEDLPGSLPAAAVVGWYNGHPDVAPPDLSAERVVVVGMGNVALDIARILTADPESLAVAPSVRARLRSSKVREVVLLARRGPEAAAYTRPELLELAARGGLVVDAHAGVAEAIDGAAPGEKAAWLQGVPRERVDWSAPPPDGRRIVLRFHSAPLAFAGDTEVRAVVATGDVEIPAGRVVRAAGFRGAPLPGLPFDEQAGVIPNDAGRVEGRPGVYVAGWIKRGPSGGIGANKACARETVGSLLEDAVAGRLPMRRRTVGARLFGRV
- a CDS encoding AurF N-oxygenase family protein, with the protein product MTSISESGVSDRETVARRLLDSSEQLSYDPVKEVDWETPLDTDYHGASPEWSTLYGTSYWADMTPEQQRELTRHEAASVASTGIWFEMILQQMVLRDFYAKDPTDPAFQWALTEIADECRHSIMFARGAAKLRAPAYRPRRFVVELGRVFKATATGEAAYAAILVAEEVLDVMQRDWMRDERVVPFVRTINNIHVVEESRHMKFAREETRERLRGAGWLRRQVNGLVVAIASYFIVTSMVNGKVYENAGLDGKRARREAKANEHHKSMLRSSCSGLMEFLHSAGLLTRPSLWFYKRANLI
- a CDS encoding adenylate/guanylate cyclase domain-containing protein — encoded protein: MKQGRSPAEPFGSGLLGPLDQHATALRRRVQGLLTAALIATNVIGALVVVGLAALLMPAPGMSGELVRLTAVAVPVYVVSAVVAGALWGTRGALRTLRWAADGRRPTDAERAASLRVPLRLTYVQAVLWGIATLVFGGLAALVQPAVALTACLVVAFAAVVVCAIAYLFGEFALRPYAALALAGTAPARPVSGGVNRRMLLFWCLGTGVPVAGLVVTAVLAWVRGDVSTTKLAVSVIALGLVVLCFGLLVTVFTARSVVNPIASVRDALGRVRAGDFAVEIPVYDGTELGLLQAGFNDMTAGLAERERLRDLFGRHVGHEVAVEAMRTSTELGGTVRTVSVLFVDLVGSTALAASRPPEEVVGLLNRFFAVVVDEVDRHHGLVNKFVGDAALAVFGAPAPLADHATCALAAGRAIARRLAAEVPDGPAGIGVATGDAVAGNVGDPRRFEYTVIGDPVNEAARLTELAKNAPGRLLASWTAVESAATEEAARWIATEDVTLRGRSRPTTLASPRA
- a CDS encoding zinc-dependent alcohol dehydrogenase codes for the protein MSSTMRAFVLTGPGECSVQEVPAPRAVAGEVVVDVERAGVCGTDVEFFTGAMAYLHQGHSAYPMRLGHEWAGTVTAVGEGVDPAWLGRRVMGDTMLGDRTCRRCRRGHQHTCESRQEVGIRGGRAGALAERLAVPAWSLHALPSSVDAVLGALVEPGGNALRAARAADVGEGDRALVLGPGTIGLLTAMFLRAAGAEVHLMGVGSLDFPRSLGFANAWTRETLPSLPFDAVVDATGAAGSPSLAVELVEPAGRVVYIGLSGQPSGLDTRSLVLKDVTAVGVLSGSPGLAETIEAYATGAVDPRPLVAATVGLGEVGAVLGGERTGGAGPKIHIDPHR
- a CDS encoding TetR/AcrR family transcriptional regulator; translation: MADDWTTEAPAKDRRVRRSRAALMRAAVELVSERDSTAVPVSEIAEAADVSRQVLYQQFGDRDTLLLEAALDLVRRELLGELADLAVPDGERASLLALGRHFARYRRFYRALQTGASAYALNKALTGLFLPFNRENLERALGGRLDAEGVEDLATFLTGGAGAFVTTWVVDGPDPLDPEEFADRLQRMHSVVTAMITKEAGR
- a CDS encoding CocE/NonD family hydrolase codes for the protein MISRLVERLLKLPAPATRHLVVRRDLRVPMRDGVALLADHWAPRAGGDGLPTALVRTPYGRRGAFGAILARPLAERGFQVLIQSTRGGFGSGGVFDPLRQEREDGLATVDWVVAQPWSGDAIVLVGASYLGYVQWAAADRLPPQVKAMVPQVTESGLTLEFLREDGLSLETPFGWGVQVATQERRFALLRQRTQAKKLRQALHTLPLAQADVVAIGHRSDYIQDILVHPETSPRWAEIDHRSRVADVTVPVSSVAGWYDIFLPGQLRDFRTLQDAGRRPRLAVGPWTHAGRDSLLGSTGKTLREALEFGLAHARGEEPPERAPVRLFVMGEEAWRDFASWPPEGYAPQRFHLQAGGTLATDVPGESAPDRYRYDPADPTPAAGGVRMAPDAGRVDNAALEARADVLTYTTDVLGEDVEVIGDVHAEIWFRSSLRFADVFVRLCDVGPDGRSVNVCDGLTSLREADELAAVTVRLWPTAHRFKRGHRIRVQVSSGAFPRYARNPGTGEPHATAVTLRAADQEVHHGPAHASAIVLPVRNSR